TTGCTGTTGTAACGATATTAGCAAGTGGTGTTTTTGCAGCTATTTCTGGTTCATCTCCAGCTACTGCAGCTGCCATTGGTTCAATTATGATTCCTGCCTTAGTTGCAGGGGGCTATGATAAAAAATATGCACTTGGATTAGTTGCTGCCGGTGGTACTTTAGGTATTTTAATTCCTCCGAGTGTTCCATTAATTATTTATGGTATTACATCTGAGGAATCAATCGGCGCATTATTTATGGCTGGTTTATTCCCTGGTTTAGGGCTATTAGCAGTTTTAGTTATTGCTGCAGTATTTTATGCGAAGAAAAATGGATTTGCTGGAACCGAAAAAGCCTCATGGGGTGAACGCGGTCGAGCTTCACTAAAAGCAATTTGGGGTGCTTTCTTACCAATACTGATTTTAGGTTCTATTTATTCAGGTGCGGTTACTCCAACAGAATCTGCTGTTATTGCCGTAGTATATGGTTTAATTGTTTCTATATTTGTTTACCGTGAGTTTAAAATTAAAGATTTCCGTCCAGTTATTGTTGAGTCTATCAACGTAACTGCAATGATATTCTTAATTATCGGGGCTGCGTCTTTATTCGGATTATACTTAACAAACAATCAAATCCCTCAAGCTGTAGGTGCTTGGATTGCTGAGAGTGAAATGAATGTTTGGATCTTTATGTTAATCGTAAACATATTATTCTTCGTTCTAGGAATGTTCTTAGAAGCCGTTTCAATTATATTAATTACGTTACCGATTCTATTACCTATACTAGATCACTTTGGTATTAACCTATATCACTTTGCAATTATCATGGTAATCAACTTAGAATTAGGTATGATTACACCACCAGTAGGATTGAATTTATTCGTTGTAAGTGGTATTGCAAAAGAAAAACTATCAGTAGCGGTTAAAGGGGTAATACCGTTTATTATATTAATGATTGCTTATTTAGTTATTGTTGTTCTATTCCCACAACTGTCATTATGGTTACCGTCCATAACTAATCCAGGGGTAGTTGGACCATAAGAAGGTGGGATAAGGAATGTTCACAAAGGGGTATTCTATAAAAGATAGTCAATTTTGGGTGATTGTGCTGAGCCTGTCTCTTGCATCGATGTTTACATTCGCTGTTTTTTACTCGTTTCAGCCTCTCCTCCCAGTACTAACGGATGAATTCAATATATCCGTTTCATCCGCTAGTACAACAATGTCATTAACAACACTATCTTTAATTATTGGATTAATCATAATAGGGTTTTTATCCGATCGAAATGGACGTGTTTTATTTATAAAACTGTCCATTTTACTTTCAATCATACCAATCATATTTATACCATTTACAGATTCATTCTTAGTTATTACGATATTAAGATTTATACAAGGATTTACGCTTGCTGGGGTTCCAGCTGCTGCATTGGCCTACATTGGAGAAGAAATTGATCCGAAATCAAGTAATATGGCTACAGCTATATATATTTCTAGTAATCCACTTGGCGGTATGATTGGTAGAGTTGTATCGGGTTATTTTTCAGAGATTAATTGGCAATATGCATTTTATGTTCTAATTATATTTGGTGCTATAGTGTTTCTTTTTGTACTCTTTGCTTTACCAAAATCAAAGAATTTTATTCCAGGCAATCGAAGTTTTAGAGAAGATTTAAAAGGTTTTAGCTATCATCTAACGAATCCAACTTTACTACTTATGTTCGGGCTGGGAATTGTTTTACAAATTACTTATACGGGGATTTGGACATACCTCCCCTTCCATTTAACATCGCCGCCATTTGGATTATCCTTAGATGAGATTTCTTTAATTTATTTTGTTTATGGATTTGGTATTCTTGGTGCACCAATTGCAAGTTGGCTATCTAACCGGTTCACATTGGAAAACGTACGGACGGTTGCGATTTTATTTCTTATTTTTGGTGTTTTATTAACAATCACATCTTCTCTTATCCTCGTATTAATTGGAATGTGTATATTATGCTTTGGTTTCTTTACAGCCCATTCATTAACTGCTTCATCAGTTAGTCAAAAGGCTACACATTTAAAAGGAAGTGCTTCAAGCTTATATTTAGTTTCTTATTATATAGGTGTTGCTTCTGGTAGTACGTTAATCGGTCCGATTTGGGAGCTTTGGAGTTGGAATGGGATTGTTTCTTTCACAACTGGATTACCCATTATCTATTTATTGTTCATGCTACTTATGACGAAAAAAGTAGCAACAAAATAAAAAAGGTGCTCATTGTAAATACAAACTTACAATGAGCACTATTATTTATTCCTTCATATGATCTTCAGCATTTTGTTTTCTGTCACCTAAAATACGCTCTTCAATTTCTTTTGCCTTCATCGCTTGTTTATTAGAAATCTTTTTGAACCACATGAATACAGCAATACACAAAAGAAGTAGCAAGATCATTTCAATGACTGCAGGAATGTATAAACTTTTATCCTCTGGAAAGTATAGAAATCCAGAATATAATGCGATAAGATTCATTTTATTCGCTTCCTTTATTTTTAGTCGAGTATTGTAATCGACTCTATTTTAACATCTTCTAGTGGTTTATCGCGCATATCTTTCTCAACGTTCGCAATTTTGTCAACAACGTCCATACCTTCAAGTACATGACCGAATACAGTATGTTTATAATCTAACCAAGGAGTACCACCAACGCGAGCATACTCTTCAATAATTTCTTTCGGGTACCCTGCTTGTTCCATTTGTTGAATCATATTGCTTGGAACATTTTCCATTTGAACGATGAAGAATTGTGAACCATTAGTATTTGGTCCAGCGTTCGCCATTGACAATGCGCCGCGCAAATTAAACAAATCTTGACTGAACTCGTCTTCAAAAGAATGTCCCCAAATTGATTCTCCACCCATACCTGTACCAGTTGGATCTCCACCTTGAATCATAAAGTCAGTAATTACACGATGGAAAATAATTCCGTTATAGTAACCAGATTTAGCATGTCCTAAAAAGTTTTCAACTGTTTTTGGTGCTTGTTCAGGAAATAGCTTTAGTTTTATCGAACCTAATGTCGTATTCATTTCTACTACTACTTCACCTTGGTTTACTTCTTTTGTTAATTGTGGATACATTATGTGTCTCTCCTTTTATATAACATCAATGTCATTATTGTGTTCATATTGCCTCGTACCAGTTTAACATATTCTCAATTATTTTTCCGCTATTATCCCCTAGCCTCCTTTCTTCAGGCAATGACTTAGGATATA
Above is a genomic segment from Lysinibacillus sp. PLM2 containing:
- a CDS encoding C4-dicarboxylate ABC transporter permease, which codes for MLTLLISFFVLLFLRVPVAISLALSTIFVLMQSNFNMNMMPQRIFTALDSFPMMAIPGFVLAGVIMARGGISKYLIEALKSWVGHLPGGLAVVTILASGVFAAISGSSPATAAAIGSIMIPALVAGGYDKKYALGLVAAGGTLGILIPPSVPLIIYGITSEESIGALFMAGLFPGLGLLAVLVIAAVFYAKKNGFAGTEKASWGERGRASLKAIWGAFLPILILGSIYSGAVTPTESAVIAVVYGLIVSIFVYREFKIKDFRPVIVESINVTAMIFLIIGAASLFGLYLTNNQIPQAVGAWIAESEMNVWIFMLIVNILFFVLGMFLEAVSIILITLPILLPILDHFGINLYHFAIIMVINLELGMITPPVGLNLFVVSGIAKEKLSVAVKGVIPFIILMIAYLVIVVLFPQLSLWLPSITNPGVVGP
- a CDS encoding MFS transporter, whose amino-acid sequence is MFTKGYSIKDSQFWVIVLSLSLASMFTFAVFYSFQPLLPVLTDEFNISVSSASTTMSLTTLSLIIGLIIIGFLSDRNGRVLFIKLSILLSIIPIIFIPFTDSFLVITILRFIQGFTLAGVPAAALAYIGEEIDPKSSNMATAIYISSNPLGGMIGRVVSGYFSEINWQYAFYVLIIFGAIVFLFVLFALPKSKNFIPGNRSFREDLKGFSYHLTNPTLLLMFGLGIVLQITYTGIWTYLPFHLTSPPFGLSLDEISLIYFVYGFGILGAPIASWLSNRFTLENVRTVAILFLIFGVLLTITSSLILVLIGMCILCFGFFTAHSLTASSVSQKATHLKGSASSLYLVSYYIGVASGSTLIGPIWELWSWNGIVSFTTGLPIIYLLFMLLMTKKVATK
- a CDS encoding peptidyl-prolyl cis-trans isomerase, which gives rise to MYPQLTKEVNQGEVVVEMNTTLGSIKLKLFPEQAPKTVENFLGHAKSGYYNGIIFHRVITDFMIQGGDPTGTGMGGESIWGHSFEDEFSQDLFNLRGALSMANAGPNTNGSQFFIVQMENVPSNMIQQMEQAGYPKEIIEEYARVGGTPWLDYKHTVFGHVLEGMDVVDKIANVEKDMRDKPLEDVKIESITILD